In Candidatus Zymogenaceae bacterium, the DNA window AAACGGTAGCCGAGGAGAGCGTGGCGTAGTATAGTAGAACCATCTCACAGGAAGGCAAACTGTCAACGCAACTCGTGACTACCGCACATAATATAAGGAATTAGTATCTAGGCTTGATACTGGATCATCAAGAACAACAATACTTTCTTCCAAATTGAATCTTTTATCTTTCAGTGATTTCAGAAAATACAGCAAAGCAATAGCCGTCATTTCCCCTTCACTAATATCTTTAGCTGGTTCATCATGTCGCATTATGGTGTATCCAGTTTCATTTATTTTGAGATGAAGTTCTGTATGACCAAGATATTTTCGTAAATCATCGTTTAGTTCTTCTGCAGGTCGACGATGCTCAACAATTTCTCGTTCAATTTCACGGATTTGATTAGAGATCTCCTCTATTTGAAAATTCAATTCTTTTATATCATTTTCAATTGACGAGATATTATTTTTTAGACTTGTATATTCATCAAGATTAAAAGAAACAAAATCCATTTCAAGTGCATTTCTTATATCTATGATTTTTGATTCAAATTCATCGCAAGATCGATTGTGTTTTGCTATTACATTATTAGTATTTTCAACAAAAATATTGATGTCAAGATCAGGGATAGTAGTATCAAGTGAAACCTGTTCAAAAGCACGATTTTTTTTATTTTCTAATTCACTAACTAATCCCTTTAATGCAAAAACTACGGATTTACTTTCCTTGTTCAGATCATTACTCACTTTCTCATATTCGAATTTAAGATCATCATAAAATTCTATAATTTTTGGAGTATTCAAGTTTTCAAGTTCATTAATATTCTTTTCTAGAACTTTAATTTGTTTGTCCAGTTCATTTATTAAATCAGAATACTCACTGCTGAAATGAGATTCTAATCTTGAAATTCTCTTTTCTGAAATTGGTTGATCACAGAAAAGACATTTTTTTGCACTACGTTCCTTGTGAAGCCCAAGTCCATCAAAAATCCATGACGTTAATTGTGAGTCACTTTTTAATGATTCAATCGCACTTGAAACTACCGTTTTGTGAAGTATATCATCAACATCTTTTTTATAATTAATAAGTTTTGGTAAAGTAAAATCAATTTCTTGTATTTTATCTTTTGGTTTATCATGAATACGTTGATGATATTTATTACGAGTTTCCTGATCAATCAGAGATGAGGCTTTGTTATTTAAAATAATCATCTTATCTGCACAAGCTTTAACATCTCTTTTGTCATAAGTATTAAATTTGTTGTCTCCACTTGACCTAAGCATTTCTCGAATATTTCCAGCTTTTTCTGTACAAAACGATTCATATTTTTCCTGAGCCACATTCTTCTCTCTGTTTTTTGTTTCAAGGCTCTTTCTAAAAATATCTAAGTCCTCATTTAGTTTGTCAACTAACTTCTGTTTTTCAACATTTTCCTTACCTAATACTAGTATAGGCGCAACACTTCCTCCTTTTGGGAAAACACTTTCTTCCCTAAATGGTTTATTAAAAACTCGTATTGGCCTCAAAGATTTAGTGAAATCTTCGTTGCTTATATTATATCCATCTATCTTTAAAGTAATATTGCTAAAAGGTGGTTCTTCTTGATTCTCCAACGCTTGAAATATCCGACTTAATGTCGTCTTTCCCGAACCATTCCATCCATATATAAGATTGTACCTCTTGAATTCAGGAAGATTACTAGGCCATGAAAAATT includes these proteins:
- a CDS encoding AAA family ATPase, with protein sequence MKIDQIKLMRDCFVFRNFSWPSNLPEFKRYNLIYGWNGSGKTTLSRIFQALENQEEPPFSNITLKIDGYNISNEDFTKSLRPIRVFNKPFREESVFPKGGSVAPILVLGKENVEKQKLVDKLNEDLDIFRKSLETKNREKNVAQEKYESFCTEKAGNIREMLRSSGDNKFNTYDKRDVKACADKMIILNNKASSLIDQETRNKYHQRIHDKPKDKIQEIDFTLPKLINYKKDVDDILHKTVVSSAIESLKSDSQLTSWIFDGLGLHKERSAKKCLFCDQPISEKRISRLESHFSSEYSDLINELDKQIKVLEKNINELENLNTPKIIEFYDDLKFEYEKVSNDLNKESKSVVFALKGLVSELENKKNRAFEQVSLDTTIPDLDINIFVENTNNVIAKHNRSCDEFESKIIDIRNALEMDFVSFNLDEYTSLKNNISSIENDIKELNFQIEEISNQIREIEREIVEHRRPAEELNDDLRKYLGHTELHLKINETGYTIMRHDEPAKDISEGEMTAIALLYFLKSLKDKRFNLEESIVVLDDPVSSLDTNSLYYVR